The proteins below come from a single Nocardioides eburneiflavus genomic window:
- the glmS gene encoding glutamine--fructose-6-phosphate transaminase (isomerizing), whose product MCGIVGYIGGQEAAPVVLEGLTRLEHRGYDSAGVAVLGGRGIRVAKRAGRVRDLTGALPKRFAGSTGIGHTRWATHGPASDVNAHPHTDETGRVAVVHNGIIDNSAALRADLTGAGVELTSDTDTEVLAHLVARSDADTLEGKVRDALGAVVGTYGLAVLHADFPDRIVVARNGSPLVVGVGDKEMYVASDLAAIVRHTTTVAMLDDGEMATVTAAGFTTMRHSDLASTGKTAEVVDIDASAYDAGEHESYMRKEILEQPTTAQAVLRGRLDERFGTAHLGGLDMDARDLRAVRRVKILGCGSAYYVGQMGAALIEELARIPADAEAASEFRYRDPVIEPDTLYVAVSQSGETIDTLLAVQEIRRKGGRCVGLVNVVGSAIARECDGGIYLHAGPEVAVASTKALTNMFLGFALLALQLGRVRDLSIADGKRLVAGLERLPGQIEEVLAAEADLVDVAKELAEARSLFFIGRVRGFPVAREGAQKFKEISYRHAEAYQTSELKHGPLALIDPEVPTVALVPSDELTERNIGALHEIDARQGPLVVITHEDVDLGEIGARRIVVPRNEPELDPILLTIPLQLLAYHAAQHLGHDIDKPRNLAKSVTVE is encoded by the coding sequence ATGTGTGGAATCGTCGGCTACATCGGCGGCCAGGAGGCCGCTCCGGTCGTCCTCGAGGGCCTCACCCGCCTCGAGCACCGCGGGTACGACTCGGCCGGCGTCGCGGTCCTGGGCGGCCGCGGCATCCGGGTCGCCAAGCGCGCCGGGCGCGTACGCGACCTCACCGGCGCCCTGCCGAAGCGGTTCGCCGGCAGCACGGGCATCGGCCACACCCGGTGGGCCACCCACGGCCCGGCGAGCGACGTCAACGCCCACCCGCACACCGACGAGACGGGCCGCGTGGCCGTCGTGCACAACGGCATCATCGACAACTCGGCCGCCCTGCGCGCCGACCTCACCGGTGCGGGCGTCGAGCTGACCAGCGACACCGACACCGAGGTGCTCGCCCACCTCGTCGCGCGCAGCGACGCCGACACCCTCGAGGGCAAGGTCCGCGACGCGCTCGGCGCGGTCGTCGGGACGTACGGCCTCGCGGTGCTGCACGCCGACTTCCCCGACCGCATCGTCGTCGCCCGCAACGGCAGCCCCCTCGTGGTCGGCGTCGGCGACAAGGAGATGTACGTCGCCTCCGACCTGGCCGCGATCGTGCGCCACACCACGACCGTCGCGATGCTCGACGACGGCGAGATGGCGACCGTGACCGCCGCCGGCTTCACCACGATGCGCCACAGCGACCTCGCGTCCACCGGCAAGACCGCCGAGGTGGTCGACATCGACGCCTCGGCCTATGACGCCGGGGAGCACGAGTCGTACATGCGCAAGGAGATCCTCGAGCAGCCCACGACCGCCCAGGCGGTGCTGCGGGGGCGGCTCGACGAGCGCTTCGGCACCGCGCACCTCGGTGGCCTCGACATGGACGCCCGCGACCTCCGCGCCGTGCGCCGGGTGAAGATCCTGGGCTGCGGCTCGGCCTACTACGTCGGGCAGATGGGCGCGGCGCTCATCGAGGAGCTCGCCCGCATCCCCGCGGACGCCGAGGCGGCCAGCGAGTTCCGCTACCGCGACCCGGTGATCGAGCCGGACACCCTCTACGTCGCGGTCAGCCAGTCCGGCGAGACCATCGACACCCTGCTCGCGGTGCAGGAGATCCGCCGCAAGGGCGGGCGCTGCGTCGGGCTGGTCAACGTCGTCGGCTCCGCGATCGCGCGCGAGTGCGACGGCGGCATCTATCTCCACGCCGGCCCCGAGGTGGCGGTCGCGAGCACCAAGGCGCTGACCAACATGTTCCTCGGCTTCGCGCTGCTCGCCCTCCAGCTCGGGCGGGTGCGCGACCTCTCGATCGCCGACGGCAAGCGCCTCGTCGCCGGGCTGGAGCGGCTGCCCGGCCAGATCGAGGAGGTCCTCGCCGCCGAGGCCGACCTCGTCGACGTCGCGAAGGAGCTGGCCGAGGCGCGCAGCCTGTTCTTCATCGGCCGGGTGCGGGGCTTCCCGGTGGCGCGCGAGGGCGCGCAGAAGTTCAAGGAGATCAGCTATCGCCACGCCGAGGCCTACCAGACATCGGAGCTCAAGCACGGCCCGCTCGCGCTGATCGACCCCGAGGTGCCCACCGTGGCCCTGGTGCCCTCCGACGAGCTGACCGAGCGCAACATCGGCGCGCTCCACGAGATCGACGCGCGGCAGGGTCCGCTGGTCGTGATCACCCACGAGGACGTCGACCTGGGCGAGATCGGTGCGCGCCGCATCGTCGTGCCCCGTAACGAGCCCGAGCTCGACCCGATCCTGCTGACGATCCCGCTCCAGCTGCTCGCCTACCACGCCGCGCAGCACCTCGGCCACGACATCGACAAGCCCCGCAACCTCGCGAAGTCGGTCACCGTCGAGTAG
- a CDS encoding glycerol-3-phosphate dehydrogenase/oxidase, translating into MTTPVTTPVEHRITPGLAGVPGEVDVVVVGLGITGAGVALDAVTRGLSVLAVDAHDLAFGTSRWSSKLVHGGLRYLAQGRLAIAHESAVERGILMDVTAPHLVHPLPMLTPVNDAMPRGRAALTWGGLHAGDALRRAARTTARTLPRPRRLNATEALSLAPALRADTLRGGLLAWDGQLEDDARLVVTVARTAASYGAHVRTRARVVAATGTGVELVDGLTGATRAVRARAVVSATGVWAGDLDDQVRLRPSRGTHLVLRGTTLPHTRVAVMVPIPGTGARFAMVLPQPDGTIYVGLTDEPVTGPVPDVPVPSEAEIDFLLGVVASAFATPPTRDDVVGAYAGLRPLLEVAGTDATADLSRRHAILTSSTGVTTVVGGKLTTYRRMAEDTLDALVSAGRLEAGPSRTATLPLLGAAAPDALRRVPAPTRLVRRFGTDAALVLATAREVTGLGDDELLAPVSEDVPVTLAELVFAVTHEGAHDVDDLLERRTRVGLVAADRTVAEPLARRALDLAERSRSARAWSPHRTGGPHHSKIRR; encoded by the coding sequence GTGACCACCCCAGTGACCACCCCGGTCGAGCACCGGATCACGCCGGGCCTCGCCGGGGTCCCCGGCGAGGTCGACGTGGTCGTGGTCGGGCTCGGCATCACCGGCGCGGGGGTCGCCCTCGACGCGGTGACCCGCGGGCTGTCGGTGCTCGCCGTCGACGCGCACGACCTCGCGTTCGGCACCTCGCGCTGGTCGTCGAAGCTGGTGCACGGCGGCCTGCGCTACCTCGCCCAGGGCCGGCTCGCGATCGCCCACGAGAGCGCCGTCGAGCGCGGCATCCTGATGGACGTCACGGCCCCGCACCTGGTCCACCCGCTCCCGATGCTGACCCCGGTCAACGACGCGATGCCCCGCGGCCGCGCCGCCCTCACGTGGGGCGGACTCCACGCCGGCGACGCGCTGCGCCGCGCGGCCCGCACCACCGCCCGTACGCTCCCCCGTCCGCGCCGGCTCAACGCCACCGAGGCGCTCAGCCTCGCCCCCGCCCTGCGCGCCGACACCCTGCGCGGCGGCCTCCTCGCCTGGGACGGGCAGCTCGAGGACGACGCCCGCCTCGTCGTCACTGTCGCCCGGACCGCGGCCTCGTACGGTGCCCACGTCCGCACCCGCGCCCGCGTCGTCGCAGCGACGGGCACGGGCGTCGAGCTCGTCGACGGGCTGACCGGTGCCACCCGTGCGGTCCGGGCGCGGGCCGTGGTCAGCGCCACCGGCGTGTGGGCCGGCGACCTCGACGACCAGGTCCGGCTGCGGCCGAGCCGCGGCACCCACCTGGTCCTGCGCGGGACGACGCTGCCCCACACCCGGGTCGCGGTGATGGTGCCGATCCCGGGGACGGGAGCGCGGTTCGCGATGGTGCTCCCCCAGCCCGACGGCACGATCTACGTCGGACTCACCGACGAGCCGGTCACCGGCCCGGTGCCCGACGTGCCCGTGCCCAGCGAGGCGGAGATCGACTTCCTGCTCGGCGTCGTGGCCTCGGCGTTCGCCACGCCGCCGACGCGCGACGACGTCGTCGGGGCGTACGCCGGGCTGCGGCCGCTGCTCGAGGTGGCCGGCACGGACGCGACCGCCGACCTGTCGCGCCGCCACGCGATCCTCACCTCGAGCACCGGCGTGACGACGGTGGTCGGGGGCAAGCTGACGACCTACCGCCGGATGGCCGAGGACACTCTCGACGCGCTCGTCTCGGCGGGCCGGCTCGAGGCCGGGCCGAGCCGGACCGCGACGCTACCGCTGCTCGGCGCCGCCGCTCCCGACGCCCTGCGGCGGGTCCCCGCGCCGACCCGGCTCGTACGCCGCTTCGGCACCGACGCCGCGCTGGTGCTCGCCACTGCGCGGGAGGTCACCGGCCTCGGCGACGACGAGCTGCTCGCCCCGGTGTCGGAGGACGTGCCGGTGACCCTCGCCGAGCTGGTGTTCGCCGTCACGCACGAGGGCGCCCACGACGTCGACGACCTGCTCGAGCGACGCACACGGGTGGGCCTGGTCGCCGCCGACCGGACCGTCGCCGAGCCGCTCGCGCGGCGCGCCCTCGACCTCGCGGAGAGGTCCCGGAGCGCTCGCGCGTGGTCGCCCCACAGGACCGGTGGTCCACACCACAGCAAAATCCGCCGGTAG
- a CDS encoding TetR/AcrR family transcriptional regulator, with the protein MSSLRHIDRPSGDPRLDAYLDAARACILDVGWRRTTLTEVARRAGVSRMTIYRAWPDMGSLLGDLMTREWVGIAAATQAAAADAAAATTPEGIATAALSTVRALRDNELFVRIVELDPDLMLPYLLHRRGRSQEALIEILAAGIMAGQEGGSVRAGDPVLMARSLTLAGHGFVFSALTMTDDRIGLDDLDDEYTRLIARTLEPQ; encoded by the coding sequence ATGTCGTCACTTCGTCACATCGACCGTCCGTCGGGCGACCCACGGCTCGACGCCTACCTCGACGCGGCGCGCGCCTGCATCCTCGACGTCGGGTGGCGGCGTACGACCCTCACCGAGGTCGCCCGCCGCGCCGGCGTCTCCCGGATGACGATCTATCGCGCGTGGCCCGACATGGGCTCGCTGCTCGGCGACCTGATGACGCGCGAGTGGGTGGGGATCGCCGCCGCGACGCAGGCCGCCGCCGCGGACGCCGCGGCCGCCACGACCCCTGAGGGGATCGCCACCGCAGCCCTGTCGACGGTGCGCGCGCTGCGCGACAACGAGCTGTTCGTCCGCATCGTCGAGCTCGACCCCGACCTGATGCTCCCCTACCTCCTCCACCGCCGCGGCCGCTCCCAGGAGGCGCTCATCGAGATCCTCGCGGCCGGGATCATGGCCGGCCAGGAGGGCGGCTCCGTCCGTGCCGGCGACCCGGTGCTGATGGCCCGGTCCCTGACGCTGGCCGGTCACGGCTTCGTGTTCTCCGCGCTCACGATGACCGACGACCGGATCGGGCTCGACGACCTCGACGACGAGTACACCCGCCTCATCGCCCGGACGCTGGAGCCCCAGTGA